One Brassica napus cultivar Da-Ae chromosome C4, Da-Ae, whole genome shotgun sequence genomic region harbors:
- the LOC106384172 gene encoding uncharacterized protein LOC106384172 produces MDPSLDKALLGMTLEEGEEPFVIPDLPEYYSIERNAVSLVGRLLNPQCQNISEVILEMPRKWRLYDRVRGVALSRDRFQFIFKHEHDLLDVLNKGVHTSNQWTLAMERWVEIPPPDYLQFIEVWVQMRNIPVNHYTKAALTSLRDFAGQVIEVEFDPDKPQLKDYIRVKVKFNLSKPLRRFKTVTVPGGEVVKILYDYERLQKRCYSCQRLTHEQSQCPFFQAAYAHAEVKGKAIENFQSQLAERVIKEDDPLFGVVLDSQVGINPLNGRPKIADEVLEGMRHYLLEAEGAEKLARKERIKWSLKEIEHDPIAQKTMLRLEPPPTFTADLNKGKGFVFDFQKQNENLRSMNSPGGSKLMASAFRVGNALSMEPRLLGLASEDVAFSESGGVLCQEGGRALL; encoded by the exons ATGGATCCTTCTTTGGATAAGGCGTTGCTTGGTATGACTTTAGAAGAGGGTGAAGAGCCGTTCGTTATTCCGGATTTGCCGGAGTATTACTCTATAGAGCGGAACGCTGTAAGTTTGGTGGGGAGATTGCTTAACCCCCAGTGTCAAAATATTTCGGAGGTTATTCTGGAGATGCCTAGGAAGTGGAGGCTTTATGATAGGGTTAGAGGTGTGGCCCTTTCTAGAGACAGGTTCCAGTTTATCTTCAAGCATGAGCATGACTTGTTAGATGTTTTGAACAAAGGTGTTCACACTAGTAATCAGTGGACACTAGCAATGGAAAGGTGGGTGGAGATACCACCTCCGGACTATTTGCAGTTTATTGAGGTTTGGGTTCAGATGCGTAATATTCCAGTGAACCATTATACGAAGGCGGCTTTAACGTCGCTAAGAGATTTTGCTGGCCAAGTCATTGAAGTAGAGTTTGATCCAGATAAACCTCAACTCAAAGACTATATAAGAGTCAAGGTTAAGTTTAATCTTTCTAAACCTCTTAGGCGCTTCAAAACAGTTACTGTTCCTGGAGGAGAGGTGGTGAAAATTTTGTATGATTATGAGAGACTGCAAAAAAGATGTTACTCTTGTCAAAGGCTAACTCATGAACAGTCCCAATGTCCTTTCTTTCAAGCGGCTTATGCGCATGCGGAGGTGAAAGGAAAAGCTATAGAGAATTTTCAAAGTCAGCTTGCGGAGAGAGTAATTAAAGAGGATGATCCCCTTTTTGGAGTGGTGCTTGATTCCCAAGTTGGGATCAACCCTTTAAATGGACGTCCAAAAATTGCGGATGAAGTGCTAGAAGGAATGAGGCATTATTTGTTGGAAGCTGAAGGGGCTGAGAAATTGGCGAGAAAAGAAAGAATCAAATGGTCCTTAAAGGAGATAGAGCATGATCCCATTGCTCAGAAGACAATGTTAAGATTGGAGCCTCCTCCTACCTTCACAGCTGATCTGAACAAAGGCAagggttttgtttttgatttccAGAAGCAAAATGAAAATCTCAGAAGTATGAACTCTCCTGGAGGAAGCAAACTGATGGCCTCTGCCTTTAGAGTAGGAAATGCGTTATCTATGGAGCCAAGACTTTTGGGTTTAGCTTCTGAAGACGTTGCTTTTTCGGAGTCG GGAGGAGTGCTATGCCAAGAAGGAGGCCGGGCTCTTTTGTAA
- the LOC106432302 gene encoding AIG2-like protein A, producing MSRSDAQLHDVFVYGSFQEPDIVNIMLERTPEIISVTLPGFKRFRLKGRLYPCIVPSEAGEVHGKALMGLTDKELSNLDAVEGNEYEKVTVEVVRKENSAKMIVKTYIWINKNDPDMYGEWDFEEWKQLHMPKFMETIKEIIEINKNHPGKRVEDYTQILHKNLGDAPLS from the exons ATGAGTAGGTCAGATGCTCAGCTTCACGATGTCTTCGTCTATGGTAGCTTTCAGGAGCCTGATATCGTCAACATAATGCTTGAACGTACTCCGGAAATCATCTCTGTAACACTCCCTGGCTT TAAGAGGTTTAGGCTCAAAGGGCGTTTGTATCCATGTATTGTGCCGTCTGAGGCAGGAGAAGTCCATGGAAAG GCGCTAATGGGATTGACGGATAAAGAACTATCAAATTTAGATGCTGTTGAGGGCAATGAATATGAGAAAGTGACAGTTGAAGTTGTAAGGAAG GAAAATTCTGCGAAGATGATagtgaaaacatatatatggatTAACAAAAATGATCCTGATATGTATGGAGAATGGGACTTCGAG GAATGGAAACAGCTACACATGCCGAAATTCATGGAGACTATCAAAGAAATCATTGAAATAAATAAGAATCATCCAGGAAAGAGAGTAGAAGATTACACCCAAATTCTTCACAAAAACCTTGGGGATGCTCCGTTGTCTTGA